Proteins encoded within one genomic window of uncultured Desulfobacter sp.:
- a CDS encoding type I secretion system permease/ATPase has translation MSEPHSLDPLMQCLVALTRLNHAPSSEKVLSHGLPFEPGADRQRLFSIENPKANFSRAAEKAGFVSKLQKRKLNQIPSLVLPAILTLKDDNACLLLDIDFEKKNAKVIIPSVDDNAVQIGLEKLEEEYLGYVFFLKKKYKGASRDSKTFGILKKKNWFFGTLMKFKGVYGRVLLATFLVNLFVIAGPMFTLNVYDRIIPHNATDTLWVLACGVGLIYIFDLILKNIRTYFLENTARRSDVILSSMLFEQAMNLKLRDKPGSIGSFSSIIKDFDGIRSFFASSAVTAFIDLPFAAIFLLVIYSINHIIVIIPLATVLLILLISIPMRYSIQKTINSTHDATHHRNSVLIESLSNLEAIKAFNASSSMQWHWEESCGFIADKSQRSRVRSGFLSTLTSFLTQVNSVAIIITGVYLIKDGQLTMGGLIAVNILASRSISPMAQAVALMLNFGQMKVGLNALNTFMKKDVERPENKKFIHRPTFKGGIEFKDVGFNYPEEQSRAVSNISLHIKPGERVGIIGAVGSGKSTIGKLLLSLFEPDEGSIFIDGLNINQIDPADLRHNFSYVPQDVTLFSGSVRDNITLKFAHAPDDAIIRAAKIGGVNTFTDRHPQGMDLQVGEKGARLSGGQRQSVAVSMAFIEESPVVLLDEPTNAMDFNTEAQVIANLGRVTKGRTTIIITHKPSILKIVDRLLVMDKGKLVMDGPKDKILARLSGK, from the coding sequence ATGAGTGAACCCCATTCTTTAGACCCCCTGATGCAGTGCCTGGTCGCTTTGACCCGCCTGAATCATGCACCCAGTTCTGAAAAAGTGCTTTCCCATGGCCTTCCCTTTGAGCCCGGTGCGGACAGACAGCGGCTGTTCAGCATTGAGAATCCCAAAGCCAATTTTTCGCGGGCTGCGGAAAAAGCCGGGTTTGTTTCCAAGCTGCAGAAACGCAAACTCAACCAGATTCCTTCCCTGGTTCTGCCGGCGATTCTAACCCTTAAAGATGACAACGCATGTCTTTTACTTGATATTGATTTTGAGAAAAAAAACGCCAAGGTCATTATCCCATCGGTGGATGATAATGCGGTTCAAATCGGCCTTGAAAAACTCGAAGAAGAGTATCTGGGATATGTATTTTTTCTTAAAAAGAAATATAAAGGCGCAAGCCGGGATTCTAAGACATTCGGTATCCTAAAAAAGAAAAACTGGTTTTTCGGCACGCTCATGAAGTTCAAAGGGGTTTACGGCAGGGTACTTCTTGCCACATTTTTGGTGAATCTTTTTGTCATTGCAGGCCCCATGTTTACCTTGAATGTGTATGACCGTATCATTCCCCATAATGCAACGGACACATTGTGGGTGCTGGCCTGTGGGGTGGGCTTGATCTATATTTTTGATTTGATCCTTAAAAATATTCGAACCTACTTTCTTGAAAATACCGCGCGTCGAAGCGATGTGATTCTTTCTTCCATGCTTTTTGAACAGGCGATGAATTTAAAATTACGGGATAAACCGGGGTCTATCGGTTCATTTTCCAGCATTATAAAGGATTTTGACGGCATTCGGTCTTTTTTTGCGTCAAGTGCCGTCACCGCATTTATAGATCTTCCATTTGCTGCCATTTTCCTTTTGGTGATTTACTCAATTAACCACATCATCGTGATTATTCCCCTTGCAACAGTGCTTTTAATTTTGCTCATCAGTATCCCCATGCGGTATTCGATCCAGAAAACCATCAACAGTACCCATGATGCCACCCACCACAGGAACAGTGTGCTCATCGAATCTTTATCCAATCTTGAGGCGATAAAGGCGTTCAATGCAAGCAGCAGCATGCAGTGGCACTGGGAGGAAAGCTGCGGGTTTATTGCAGACAAAAGTCAGCGGTCACGGGTCAGATCCGGATTTCTTTCCACTCTTACTTCTTTTTTAACACAGGTGAATAGTGTGGCGATCATTATTACAGGCGTCTATCTGATCAAGGATGGCCAATTAACCATGGGTGGCCTGATTGCGGTTAATATTCTTGCTTCCCGTTCTATTTCGCCCATGGCCCAGGCTGTTGCTTTGATGTTGAATTTCGGCCAGATGAAAGTTGGATTAAACGCCCTTAACACCTTTATGAAAAAAGATGTTGAACGACCTGAAAATAAAAAATTTATTCATCGGCCCACGTTTAAAGGTGGCATTGAATTCAAAGATGTCGGTTTCAATTATCCTGAAGAACAAAGCCGGGCCGTTTCAAATATCAGCTTACATATAAAACCTGGGGAGCGCGTTGGTATCATCGGTGCCGTTGGGTCAGGAAAGTCCACCATCGGCAAGTTGCTGCTCAGCCTGTTTGAACCCGACGAGGGCTCTATTTTTATTGACGGGCTGAATATTAATCAAATTGATCCGGCGGATTTGCGGCATAACTTTTCCTATGTACCCCAGGATGTAACACTTTTTAGCGGAAGTGTGCGGGATAATATTACGTTAAAATTTGCCCATGCGCCGGATGATGCCATCATCAGGGCGGCAAAGATCGGCGGGGTAAATACCTTTACCGATCGCCATCCCCAGGGCATGGATCTTCAGGTCGGAGAAAAGGGCGCCCGGCTGTCCGGGGGGCAGCGCCAGTCGGTTGCCGTTTCCATGGCATTTATTGAGGAAAGTCCGGTTGTCTTGCTGGATGAGCCGACAAATGCCATGGATTTCAATACCGAAGCCCAGGTGATTGCAAATTTAGGCCGTGTAACCAAAGGGCGCACCACCATTATCATCACCCACAAGCCTTCGATCCTTAAAATTGTTGACCGGCTTTTGGTCATGGACAAGGGCAAGCTTGTCATGGACGGCCCTAAGGATAAGATTCTTGCACGGTTGTCAGGGAAATAA
- a CDS encoding EAL domain-containing protein, protein MSLLKQTQLLVTFLLTATLIIVLRINFNTAREFTANESYLNTKNNANMLALTLSAGPMDEDLMKTSINAMFDGGYFESISLVRQDGTLVYEKREPVAIHGVPAFFITHIDLVIPEVEAKVMNGWNIFGSLKIKGHPGSSYTKLWETLVQLCLQFCVLGILVLFISILGLRHLLGALEKIKHQAEAISNNDFILNQEIPGTPELKKVVLAMNTMVKKVQSIYEHNLENLSKYQKLRYQDKITGLHNRASFIKQFAEMIGDKHPKAVGHVVILSLTGVEEIEASGNRPLVQKIFKEMADVLDSRTKFAVSQAEVYRFPRREFAAILPDTQANEVMKLVDAVITKFLSQKDKDIPETLKVYAGISPYDKNDDVGMVLSKADYALSEAKIGRSGAVKIFKDESFQKALGKQEWKTLIDVAFSKNHFFLTAQPVRSDSREFHREVFVNMVDQEGVQRKANLFIPMITTLGLASKLDRYIIEESAAFLGQNQESVLSVNITTEFCRDHLAVAWLRQFLSDKKNLAGHLLFELHENTLINFPEICLDFAGLISGKGFKLGIDRFTMHDLSLKLLDKIKPYYIKIERDYLEVFDDPQKADMVLNSLFTITQSLSIKLIATKIENQTQRRELADKNIIYFQGHGIAQVVPLRG, encoded by the coding sequence TTGAGTCTTTTAAAACAGACACAGCTATTGGTCACTTTCCTTTTGACGGCAACCCTGATTATTGTTTTGAGGATCAATTTTAATACAGCCCGTGAATTTACGGCAAATGAATCCTATTTGAACACAAAAAATAACGCCAACATGCTTGCCTTGACGCTGAGTGCCGGACCGATGGATGAAGATTTAATGAAAACCAGCATCAACGCGATGTTCGACGGCGGATATTTTGAATCCATATCACTGGTTCGCCAGGATGGAACACTGGTTTATGAAAAACGTGAACCCGTTGCCATCCATGGCGTCCCCGCTTTTTTCATTACTCACATTGATCTTGTTATACCTGAGGTAGAGGCAAAGGTCATGAATGGATGGAATATCTTTGGTTCCCTTAAAATTAAAGGCCATCCAGGCTCATCCTATACAAAGTTGTGGGAAACATTGGTACAGCTGTGCTTGCAGTTTTGTGTACTGGGGATTCTTGTTTTGTTTATAAGTATTTTAGGATTGCGTCATCTTTTGGGCGCCTTGGAAAAAATCAAACATCAGGCAGAGGCAATCAGTAATAATGATTTCATTCTCAACCAGGAGATCCCCGGGACACCTGAGCTGAAAAAAGTGGTTCTCGCCATGAACACCATGGTTAAAAAAGTGCAGTCGATTTACGAACACAATCTTGAAAATTTAAGCAAGTACCAGAAATTAAGGTATCAGGATAAAATTACCGGACTTCATAATCGTGCGTCTTTTATAAAACAGTTTGCTGAAATGATCGGGGATAAGCACCCAAAAGCCGTGGGCCATGTCGTCATTTTAAGCCTGACCGGCGTGGAGGAAATCGAGGCTTCGGGAAACCGGCCCCTTGTTCAAAAAATTTTCAAGGAGATGGCGGATGTTTTAGACTCCCGGACAAAATTTGCGGTATCTCAGGCTGAGGTCTACAGATTCCCAAGGCGCGAGTTTGCCGCAATCCTGCCGGACACCCAAGCAAACGAAGTTATGAAACTTGTTGACGCGGTGATAACAAAATTTTTGTCGCAAAAGGATAAGGATATACCCGAGACACTAAAAGTGTATGCAGGGATTTCACCATATGACAAAAATGATGATGTGGGTATGGTGCTTTCCAAAGCAGATTATGCATTGTCCGAAGCAAAAATCGGCCGTTCGGGAGCCGTTAAGATTTTCAAGGATGAGTCATTCCAAAAGGCTTTAGGAAAGCAGGAATGGAAAACATTGATTGACGTCGCCTTTTCCAAAAACCATTTTTTTCTGACAGCCCAGCCCGTGCGCTCTGATTCCCGTGAGTTCCATCGTGAAGTCTTTGTCAACATGGTGGACCAGGAAGGTGTCCAAAGAAAAGCAAACCTGTTTATCCCCATGATTACGACCTTGGGGCTTGCAAGCAAACTTGACCGGTATATCATAGAAGAATCTGCGGCATTCCTTGGGCAAAATCAAGAGAGCGTTTTATCGGTAAATATCACAACCGAATTTTGCCGTGACCATCTGGCAGTGGCCTGGCTGAGGCAGTTTCTCTCGGATAAAAAAAATTTGGCCGGGCATCTTTTGTTTGAGCTCCATGAAAACACATTGATCAATTTTCCTGAAATCTGTTTAGATTTTGCCGGGTTGATCTCAGGAAAGGGGTTTAAATTGGGCATCGACCGGTTTACCATGCATGACCTGTCACTCAAGTTGCTGGATAAAATAAAACCCTATTATATTAAAATTGAACGGGATTATCTTGAGGTGTTTGACGATCCCCAGAAAGCGGATATGGTTTTAAACTCACTATTTACAATTACCCAAAGCCTGAGCATCAAATTGATTGCCACAAAAATCGAAAACCAAACCCAACGACGTGAACTTGCCGATAAGAACATCATTTATTTCCAGGGACACGGCATTGCACAAGTGGTTCCGCTAAGAGGATAA